One genomic region from Leptospira inadai serovar Lyme str. 10 encodes:
- a CDS encoding tetratricopeptide repeat protein, translating to MNAEKKNTLGLIEFRNGNSEGAKEYFLEAVQLDPKNPEYASNVGASLLIKERVEEAIVFFAKSVEIDPQYKMGYFNLGVSYQKLNKRKAALENYKKAFSNDFPEAFYNAGIVASSLKSGKEAIEYYEKFIELAEPLRYGAQIKDAHGKIREITR from the coding sequence ATGAATGCAGAGAAGAAAAACACGTTAGGCCTCATCGAATTCCGGAATGGCAATTCCGAAGGAGCGAAAGAATACTTTTTAGAAGCCGTTCAACTCGATCCGAAAAATCCGGAATATGCTAGTAACGTAGGCGCTTCTCTATTAATAAAGGAAAGAGTAGAGGAAGCGATCGTTTTCTTTGCAAAAAGTGTGGAAATCGATCCTCAGTATAAAATGGGTTACTTCAATCTAGGGGTCTCATACCAAAAACTAAATAAGCGTAAAGCCGCCCTCGAGAATTATAAAAAGGCATTTTCGAACGATTTTCCCGAAGCATTTTATAATGCAGGTATCGTAGCTTCTTCTTTGAAATCGGGTAAAGAAGCGATTGAATATTACGAAAAATTCATTGAATTAGCCGAGCCTCTGCGATACGGAGCGCAGATCAAGGATGCTCATGGAAAAATCAGGGAGATAACTCGATAA